A region from the SAR86 cluster bacterium genome encodes:
- the prpC gene encoding 2-methylcitrate synthase: MTKKLEGAGLRGQVAGETSLSTVGQIEGLAYRGHKIELLAEKSTFEETAYLLLYDKLPNQAELDEYKSLLKQNRDLPNSLKEVLQKIPASAHPMDVMRTGTSMLGNIEPEGDFSNQLNSINRMIATMPSIVTYWYKFSHEGLDIDLVNDEDSMAGHFLHILHDKEPSDLHKKVMDVSLILYAEHEFNASTFTARVCASTMSDIHSCVVAAIGSLRGPLHGGANEKAMELIENWTSKEEAKSNIIEMLNKKEKIMGFGHAVYSIKDPRNAVIKEYAKQLSEISDNDSLYQVAEEVEKVMADEKNMFANADFFHAPAYFYMGIPTKLFTPIFVMSRVSGWTAHCMEQRGNNRIIRPSAEYTGVVSSDWVDISDRS; this comes from the coding sequence ATGACAAAAAAATTAGAAGGAGCCGGTCTAAGAGGACAAGTTGCAGGTGAAACATCTCTTTCCACAGTTGGTCAAATTGAGGGCCTTGCATACAGAGGTCATAAGATTGAGTTGCTTGCAGAAAAATCAACCTTCGAAGAAACAGCTTACCTTTTGCTATACGATAAACTTCCTAATCAAGCAGAATTAGATGAATATAAATCATTACTTAAGCAGAACAGAGACCTCCCTAATTCATTAAAAGAAGTACTTCAAAAAATACCAGCTAGCGCTCATCCAATGGATGTAATGAGAACTGGAACATCCATGCTAGGCAACATTGAACCCGAAGGAGATTTTTCTAATCAACTTAATTCAATAAACAGAATGATTGCAACTATGCCCTCAATTGTTACATATTGGTATAAATTTTCTCATGAGGGATTAGATATTGATTTAGTTAATGATGAGGACAGCATGGCGGGACATTTTCTTCATATACTTCACGATAAAGAACCTTCTGATCTTCATAAGAAAGTCATGGATGTATCCCTGATTTTGTATGCTGAACACGAATTTAATGCATCTACTTTTACAGCAAGAGTATGCGCATCAACAATGTCAGATATTCATTCATGTGTTGTTGCAGCAATTGGATCTTTAAGAGGTCCTCTTCACGGAGGAGCCAATGAGAAAGCAATGGAATTAATTGAAAACTGGACATCAAAAGAAGAAGCCAAATCTAATATTATTGAAATGTTAAATAAGAAAGAAAAAATAATGGGATTTGGTCATGCAGTTTATTCTATAAAAGATCCAAGAAATGCTGTCATAAAAGAATATGCAAAACAACTATCCGAAATTTCAGATAACGATTCTCTTTATCAAGTTGCAGAAGAAGTTGAAAAAGTTATGGCCGATGAGAAGAATATGTTCGCTAATGCTGATTTTTTCCATGCTCCAGCCTATTTCTATATGGGCATACCAACAAAATTATTCACTCCAATATTTGTAATGTCGAGAGTATCAGGATGGACTGCTCATTGTATGGAGCAAAGAGGAAATAATAGAATTATTAGACCAAGTGCTGAATATACTGGAGTTGTATCATCAGATTGGGTTGATATTTCTGATAGGTCTTAA
- the prpB gene encoding methylisocitrate lyase: MLPGVLFRESLRQHIPLIIPGTINAYSAKLAEMAGHKAIYLSGSGVAAASYGLPDLGFTSMQDVLIDVKRITSASSLPLLVDIDTGWGDVKEISKTIVEMEKAGCAAVHIEDQIFDKRCGHRPNKKLVSKTKMRARLNAALDAKKHESFFVMARTDSIATEGIDSAIDRCREYIEEGADGIFLEAVTSIDQYKIFKENFDIPILANITEFGKTPLFTQDELQKVGVDMVLYPLTAFRAMSLSAEKIYKSIIKDGTQKPLLDIMQTREELYEVLDYYYFEKQLDNKMLNKEKK; the protein is encoded by the coding sequence ATTTTGCCAGGTGTTTTATTTAGAGAATCGTTAAGACAACACATTCCTTTAATTATTCCTGGAACAATAAATGCTTATTCTGCAAAGTTAGCAGAGATGGCAGGTCATAAAGCAATATATCTTTCAGGAAGTGGAGTTGCTGCTGCTTCATATGGCTTACCTGATCTTGGTTTTACTTCAATGCAAGATGTTTTAATTGATGTAAAAAGAATAACTAGTGCTTCATCATTACCACTTCTTGTCGATATAGACACTGGTTGGGGTGATGTAAAAGAAATATCAAAAACAATTGTTGAAATGGAAAAAGCTGGTTGTGCGGCTGTTCATATTGAAGATCAAATTTTTGATAAAAGATGTGGACATAGACCTAATAAAAAATTGGTTTCAAAAACAAAAATGAGAGCTAGACTAAATGCTGCTTTAGATGCCAAAAAACATGAATCATTTTTTGTGATGGCCAGAACTGATTCGATTGCAACTGAGGGTATTGATAGTGCGATTGATAGATGTAGAGAATATATCGAGGAGGGAGCTGATGGCATCTTCCTTGAAGCTGTGACTTCAATAGATCAATACAAAATTTTTAAAGAAAATTTTGATATTCCAATACTTGCAAACATCACTGAATTTGGAAAAACTCCTTTATTTACTCAAGATGAATTGCAAAAAGTTGGAGTTGATATGGTCTTATATCCACTAACAGCATTTAGAGCTATGAGTTTATCCGCAGAAAAAATTTATAAATCAATTATTAAAGACGGGACACAGAAGCCCCTCTTAGATATAATGCAAACCCGAGAAGAATTGTATGAAGTATTAGATTACTATTATTTTGAAAAGCAACTTGACAACAAAATGTTGAATAAGGAAAAAAAATGA
- a CDS encoding epoxyqueuosine reductase QueH → MNEHLKLKNFERPKLQIPNGENRLLLHSCCAPCAGEIMEALSVSEIKTSIYFYNPNIHPIEEYEIRKDENKRFCDKLGFEFIDADYDKDNWFKRVKGLENEPERGKRCTKCFDIRFERSALYAKENSFKVFATTLGISRWKDMNQINEAGLRAASRYDEVKYWDFNWRKEGGSSRMIEISKREHFYQQEYCGCVYSLRDTNKWRRKNNRDRIIRGVKFY, encoded by the coding sequence ATGAATGAACATTTAAAATTAAAAAATTTTGAAAGACCAAAGCTTCAAATACCTAATGGTGAAAATAGATTACTACTTCATAGCTGTTGCGCGCCATGTGCTGGAGAAATTATGGAAGCCTTATCTGTATCTGAAATTAAAACAAGCATATATTTTTATAATCCAAACATACACCCTATAGAAGAATATGAAATTAGGAAAGATGAAAATAAAAGATTCTGTGACAAGCTTGGTTTTGAGTTTATTGATGCAGATTATGATAAGGATAATTGGTTTAAGCGAGTCAAAGGATTAGAAAATGAACCAGAAAGAGGAAAACGGTGCACAAAATGCTTTGATATTCGTTTTGAAAGATCAGCACTTTACGCTAAAGAAAATTCTTTTAAAGTTTTTGCAACGACGTTGGGAATTTCTAGATGGAAAGATATGAATCAAATTAACGAAGCTGGTTTAAGAGCTGCATCAAGATATGATGAAGTTAAATATTGGGATTTTAATTGGAGAAAAGAAGGAGGTTCTTCAAGAATGATAGAAATTTCAAAAAGAGAACATTTCTATCAACAAGAATATTGTGGATGTGTTTACAGCTTGAGAGATACCAATAAATGGAGAAGAAAAAATAATAGAGATAGGATTATTAGAGGAGTAAAATTTTATTAA
- the thrH gene encoding bifunctional phosphoserine phosphatase/homoserine phosphotransferase ThrH: MEILCFDMEGTLTPEIWEQVAKNSGIDDFNKTTRDIPNYSDLMDFRLDLMNKNNMNILDIQKAASQLDPLPGAKEFLDRLREKFQIVILSDTFHEIAKPLMKKLGFPMIICHTLELKNNKIISYNLRDTKTKKLAIKNFQSLGYKCFATGDSYNDIQMFEIADKGFFMNAPKKISDTYPNIPSFHDYNDLEKALTDNSNFNHE; the protein is encoded by the coding sequence ATGGAAATTTTATGTTTTGATATGGAAGGGACATTAACTCCTGAGATATGGGAGCAAGTAGCAAAAAATTCAGGAATAGATGATTTTAATAAAACCACAAGAGATATACCTAATTATTCAGATTTAATGGATTTTAGGTTGGATTTAATGAATAAAAATAATATGAATATTCTGGATATACAAAAAGCTGCGTCTCAGCTTGATCCTTTACCTGGAGCAAAAGAATTTTTAGATAGGTTAAGGGAGAAATTCCAGATAGTTATTTTGTCAGATACTTTCCATGAAATTGCTAAACCATTAATGAAAAAACTTGGCTTTCCTATGATCATATGTCATACCTTAGAATTAAAAAACAATAAAATTATTTCATATAATTTAAGAGACACTAAGACAAAAAAATTAGCAATTAAGAATTTTCAATCTCTTGGGTACAAATGTTTTGCAACAGGGGATTCATATAATGATATTCAAATGTTTGAGATAGCTGATAAAGGATTTTTTATGAATGCTCCAAAAAAAATTTCGGACACTTACCCTAATATTCCATCATTTCATGATTATAATGATCTTGAAAAAGCATTAACAGATAATTCAAATTTTAATCATGAATGA
- a CDS encoding 5'-nucleotidase: protein MKKEDSKLIIGISSRALFNLDESHEIYEKEGLESYRKYQIDNEENILDPGEAFDLVKKILKINNFYKNKERIEVILLSRNTSDTGLRIRNSIEAHDLNISRAAFCGGESPHKYVKDFGVHLFLSSSLEDVSLAIDSNVAAATIISTKKNFSAKKSNNQLKIAFDGDAVIFSDESEIIYHKKGLDAFIKNEKKAKTILKEGPFKSFLIELNKIQKEFDESDCPIRTALVTARSAPSDKRVIKTLREWGVRIDESLFLGGLPKKDFLKSFEADIFFDDQKNNIIEISKDTPSGHVPYGIKNKGQ from the coding sequence ATGAAAAAAGAAGATTCGAAATTAATTATTGGTATTTCATCAAGAGCTTTGTTTAATTTAGATGAAAGTCATGAAATCTATGAAAAAGAAGGATTAGAATCATATAGAAAATACCAAATTGATAACGAAGAAAATATTCTCGATCCTGGAGAAGCTTTTGATCTTGTAAAAAAAATACTAAAAATTAATAATTTTTATAAAAATAAAGAGAGAATTGAAGTTATTCTTCTCTCAAGAAATACATCAGATACAGGTCTAAGAATTAGAAATTCTATAGAGGCACATGACTTAAATATTAGTAGAGCTGCATTTTGCGGAGGAGAAAGTCCGCATAAATATGTAAAAGATTTTGGAGTTCATCTTTTCTTATCTAGCAGCCTTGAGGATGTTTCACTAGCAATAGATAGTAATGTTGCAGCAGCAACAATTATTTCAACAAAAAAAAATTTTTCTGCAAAGAAATCTAATAACCAACTTAAAATTGCTTTTGATGGAGATGCAGTAATATTTTCAGATGAGTCTGAGATTATTTATCATAAAAAAGGTTTGGACGCTTTTATAAAAAATGAAAAAAAAGCTAAAACTATCTTAAAAGAAGGACCTTTTAAATCTTTTTTAATTGAATTAAATAAAATCCAAAAAGAATTTGATGAATCTGATTGCCCAATTAGGACTGCTTTAGTGACCGCAAGATCCGCACCATCTGATAAAAGAGTTATAAAAACTTTAAGGGAATGGGGTGTAAGAATTGATGAATCTCTTTTTCTTGGAGGATTGCCTAAAAAAGATTTTTTAAAATCTTTTGAAGCAGATATATTTTTTGATGATCAAAAAAATAATATTATCGAAATTTCAAAAGATACACCTTCAGGTCATGTTCCATACGGAATAAAAAATAAAGGACAATAA
- the lexA gene encoding transcriptional repressor LexA, which produces MKDITPQQNKVLDCIKIYINKTGFPPTRADICSELGFKSPNSAETHLRALEKKGFISIESGASRGISVINNDSNTEPDAYPIIGLVAAGSPTLATENIEKFVNCSKSIFNKKFDYFLRVKGLSMKDAGIMEDDLIAVHKTSEVRNGDIVIARYDDEVTVKFFEKLSDKKIRLIPANSDFKNLEINLEETELHIEGKSVGLIREN; this is translated from the coding sequence ATGAAAGATATAACTCCACAACAAAATAAAGTACTTGATTGTATAAAAATTTACATTAATAAGACAGGTTTTCCGCCTACAAGAGCAGATATTTGCAGTGAACTTGGTTTTAAATCACCAAATTCTGCAGAAACGCATCTTCGAGCTTTAGAAAAAAAAGGATTTATATCAATTGAAAGTGGTGCATCGCGCGGAATTTCTGTAATTAACAATGATTCCAACACAGAGCCTGATGCATATCCTATTATTGGTTTGGTTGCAGCTGGCTCTCCAACCTTGGCAACAGAGAATATTGAAAAGTTTGTAAATTGTTCCAAAAGTATTTTTAACAAAAAATTTGACTATTTTCTTAGAGTAAAAGGTTTAAGCATGAAAGATGCTGGCATTATGGAAGATGATCTTATAGCTGTTCACAAAACTTCAGAGGTAAGAAATGGTGATATTGTAATTGCAAGATATGATGATGAGGTTACTGTAAAATTTTTTGAAAAACTCTCTGATAAAAAAATTAGACTTATCCCAGCAAATTCTGACTTTAAAAATTTAGAAATTAATCTAGAGGAAACAGAATTACATATTGAAGGTAAAAGTGTTGGATTGATAAGAGAAAACTAG
- the topA gene encoding type I DNA topoisomerase, with translation MTTSLVIVESPAKAKTISKYLGNEYIVKSSVGHIRDLPKGKSKNVAKRITLPKNISLEEKKELKVKQERDRLIRRMGVDPDNAWSVEYQIIPEKEKVIKDLKKAAKNVDHIYLATDLDREGEAIAWHLKEALGNKHSYSRVRFNQITKTAILDSFSDPQEIDLDLVKAQQARRFLDRVVGFELSPLLWKKIARGLSAGRVQSVALRLLAEREGLIQEFIPEEFWEISMILENDSKQVINFKLSRKKSDPLLKEKEALEIESLIKESSLKIDEIVKKPTRTKPRPPFITSTLQQSASTRLGFNVKRTMRVAQKLYEAGFITYMRTDAPSLSKDSIQDARNFISQNIGEKYLTNAPRIYSSTENAQEAHEAVRPTNAFLKASDLIGISEEEQKLYDLIWQQYIASQMPDAEYLSTSVKINLGQYTFSATGREIVFDGYSKIMNSSGKDKDEEILPSLDENEILNLNKLNLDKKFTKPPARFSEAALVKELEKKGIGRPSTYAAIISTIQERGYVEIQNRRLFVKKIGHIVTERLVENFDKIMDYDFTANFENNLDRVADGELEWKKVLDDFYDAFKRDLISASSEDGMKTNQPTSTDITCPCGKTNMVIRNSSNGVFLGCSGYENTGDEKCKKTLNLISGDEAISIDDTEEAQNLLIKKRCPKCDTSMDNYLIDENRKLHVCGKNPDCDGYLIEDGQFKIKGYDGPTLECHKCGSDMQLKTGRFGKYFGCLNDNCGATRALQRNGEPKPLTMEPIDLPDLKCIKCDDHYLLRDSMKGLFLAASQYPKNRETRAPKVSEINNLKDEFSYSCRFLPDKDKHLYLLNAPVKDKDGNPYVIRYNRTDDIHYVASEKDGKKTKWTASFNKGEWKESLKS, from the coding sequence ATGACTACCTCACTTGTAATTGTTGAATCACCAGCAAAAGCCAAAACTATATCTAAGTATTTGGGCAATGAATATATTGTCAAATCTAGCGTTGGCCACATAAGAGATTTACCAAAAGGCAAATCAAAAAATGTAGCAAAAAGAATTACTTTACCAAAAAATATTTCTCTAGAAGAAAAAAAAGAGCTAAAAGTTAAACAAGAAAGAGATAGGTTAATCAGAAGAATGGGTGTTGATCCTGATAATGCTTGGTCTGTTGAGTATCAAATTATTCCAGAAAAAGAAAAGGTAATAAAAGATTTAAAAAAAGCAGCAAAAAATGTTGATCATATATATTTAGCTACAGATCTGGATAGAGAAGGTGAGGCAATAGCTTGGCATTTGAAAGAAGCATTAGGAAATAAGCATTCTTATTCTAGGGTAAGATTCAATCAAATAACGAAAACAGCAATATTAGATTCTTTTTCTGATCCACAGGAAATTGATCTTGATTTGGTAAAAGCTCAGCAAGCCAGAAGATTTTTAGACAGAGTAGTGGGTTTTGAATTGTCTCCGCTATTATGGAAAAAAATTGCAAGAGGCCTGTCAGCTGGAAGAGTTCAATCGGTTGCTTTAAGACTTTTAGCTGAAAGAGAAGGCCTTATTCAAGAATTTATTCCAGAAGAATTTTGGGAGATTTCCATGATTCTAGAAAATGATAGTAAGCAGGTAATTAATTTCAAACTTTCAAGAAAGAAATCAGATCCATTATTAAAAGAAAAAGAGGCACTTGAAATAGAATCATTAATAAAAGAATCATCTTTGAAAATTGATGAAATAGTTAAAAAACCTACCAGAACAAAACCAAGACCGCCTTTTATTACATCAACATTACAACAATCAGCCTCAACCAGACTTGGATTTAATGTAAAAAGAACAATGCGAGTGGCACAAAAATTATATGAAGCTGGCTTCATTACTTATATGAGAACTGATGCTCCCAGCTTAAGCAAAGATTCAATTCAAGATGCTCGGAATTTCATATCTCAAAATATTGGTGAAAAGTATCTTACTAATGCACCAAGAATATATTCAAGCACGGAAAATGCTCAGGAGGCTCATGAAGCTGTAAGACCTACAAATGCTTTCTTAAAAGCATCTGATTTAATTGGAATTTCTGAAGAGGAACAAAAACTTTATGATCTGATTTGGCAACAGTATATTGCTTCGCAAATGCCTGATGCAGAATATTTATCTACTTCAGTAAAAATTAATTTAGGTCAGTACACATTTTCTGCTACTGGAAGAGAAATTGTTTTTGATGGATATTCAAAAATAATGAATTCTTCAGGTAAAGACAAAGACGAAGAAATACTCCCATCCTTAGATGAAAATGAAATTCTAAACTTAAATAAATTAAATCTTGATAAAAAATTCACTAAACCTCCTGCGAGATTTTCTGAAGCTGCACTTGTAAAAGAGCTCGAAAAAAAAGGCATTGGAAGACCTTCGACATATGCAGCAATTATTTCAACTATCCAGGAAAGAGGCTATGTTGAGATTCAAAACAGGAGATTATTTGTAAAAAAAATTGGTCATATTGTTACTGAAAGATTAGTTGAAAACTTTGATAAAATTATGGATTACGACTTCACAGCAAATTTTGAAAATAATCTTGATAGGGTTGCTGATGGAGAGTTAGAGTGGAAAAAAGTTCTCGATGATTTTTATGATGCATTTAAAAGAGATTTAATTTCAGCCTCAAGTGAGGATGGGATGAAAACAAATCAACCAACCTCAACAGATATTACTTGCCCATGTGGAAAAACTAATATGGTTATTAGGAATTCATCAAATGGAGTTTTCCTGGGTTGCTCTGGATATGAAAATACTGGAGATGAAAAATGCAAAAAAACTTTAAATCTCATTTCAGGTGATGAGGCGATAAGTATTGATGATACCGAAGAAGCTCAAAACCTCCTTATTAAGAAAAGATGTCCAAAGTGCGATACGAGCATGGATAATTATTTAATAGATGAAAATCGTAAACTTCATGTTTGTGGTAAAAATCCTGATTGTGATGGTTATCTTATTGAAGATGGCCAATTTAAAATTAAAGGTTATGACGGACCAACATTAGAATGTCATAAATGCGGATCTGATATGCAATTAAAAACAGGACGTTTTGGAAAATATTTTGGATGTCTTAACGATAATTGTGGTGCCACAAGAGCATTACAAAGAAATGGAGAGCCTAAGCCTTTAACTATGGAGCCAATAGATCTGCCTGATTTAAAATGCATAAAATGTGATGATCATTATTTGCTCAGAGATAGTATGAAAGGTTTATTTTTGGCAGCAAGCCAATATCCTAAAAATAGAGAAACGCGTGCACCAAAAGTATCTGAGATTAATAATCTCAAGGATGAATTTTCTTATTCATGCAGATTTTTGCCTGATAAAGACAAACACCTTTATCTTTTGAACGCTCCTGTAAAAGACAAGGATGGAAATCCATACGTTATAAGATATAACAGGACAGATGATATCCATTATGTTGCGTCAGAAAAAGATGGAAAGAAAACAAAATGGACCGCTTCTTTTAATAAAGGGGAATGGAAAGAGAGTTTAAAAAGCTAG
- a CDS encoding quinone-dependent dihydroorotate dehydrogenase has protein sequence MNFFLNIFKLFPPEVAHTLALKSLNILYRTNLLKLFYKPVKTHDFNLLGLNFKNKLGVAAGLDKNGDYIDSLGSLGFGFIEVGTVTPLPQAGNSKPRMFRAFEDNAIINKLGFNNKGVDYLVNRLKKRIYTGIIGVNIGANKSSTGNKRIEDYLICLRKVFNHCDYIAVNISSPNTPQLRDLHSDDNIRELLDAIKNESQKLGTFKPIFLKISPDESNETIENISNLIELSSLSGLIVSNTTLDKSSLNKSKKNFEGGLSGAPLMKKSTEMIKKISTKHPSMPIIGVGGVLKKDDFLKKIEFGASLVQIYSGFIIKGPKIVNEILQ, from the coding sequence TTGAACTTTTTTTTAAATATATTTAAATTATTTCCGCCCGAGGTTGCTCATACCTTGGCTTTAAAATCATTGAATATTCTATACAGAACTAATTTATTAAAACTTTTTTATAAACCAGTTAAAACCCATGATTTTAATTTATTAGGATTAAATTTTAAGAACAAACTTGGAGTTGCAGCAGGTTTAGACAAAAATGGTGACTATATTGATAGTCTTGGTAGCTTGGGTTTTGGTTTTATTGAGGTTGGAACAGTTACACCATTACCACAAGCTGGCAATTCTAAGCCACGAATGTTCAGAGCTTTTGAAGACAATGCAATTATAAATAAACTGGGATTCAATAATAAGGGAGTAGATTATTTAGTTAATAGATTAAAAAAAAGAATCTATACAGGCATTATTGGCGTAAATATTGGTGCTAATAAATCATCGACTGGTAACAAAAGAATTGAGGACTATCTTATTTGTTTAAGAAAAGTTTTTAATCATTGTGATTACATAGCCGTAAATATTTCTTCACCTAATACACCGCAATTAAGAGATCTTCATTCTGATGATAATATTAGAGAATTGCTTGATGCTATTAAAAATGAATCTCAAAAACTAGGTACTTTCAAACCAATTTTTTTAAAAATATCACCAGATGAATCAAATGAAACTATTGAGAACATTTCTAATCTAATTGAATTATCGTCACTATCTGGTCTTATAGTATCAAATACAACTCTTGATAAAAGTTCATTGAATAAAAGTAAAAAAAATTTTGAGGGCGGACTCTCAGGCGCACCTTTAATGAAGAAGTCAACGGAAATGATAAAAAAAATAAGTACAAAACATCCCTCTATGCCAATAATTGGAGTTGGTGGAGTTTTAAAAAAAGATGATTTTCTAAAAAAAATTGAGTTTGGCGCATCTCTTGTTCAAATTTATTCTGGATTTATTATAAAAGGTCCAAAAATAGTAAATGAGATTTTGCAATAA
- the galU gene encoding UTP--glucose-1-phosphate uridylyltransferase GalU, which produces MTQIKKAILPVAGLGTRFLPATKAIPKEMLPIVDMPLIEYAVDEAISIGVDEIIFVTSPDKYSIKTHFERSESLENKLLKKGKSNLVEKINPNKYNSIEFHFITQEEQIGLGHAISLAADYVIDEPFAVILPDDLFVSEVPCIKELSEAYFQTKNSVVAVNKIDSNQIHKYGVIKPGKINKNLIEIDDIVEKPNKNNAPSDIAVCGRYILTPDIFDFLKLVKEDKSGEIQLTDAIRLMAKEEPISALLYSGKKFDCGSKLGYVQAIISYALSDNEIKEDIKKFIKSID; this is translated from the coding sequence ATGACACAGATTAAGAAAGCAATTTTACCAGTGGCAGGATTAGGTACAAGATTCTTACCTGCAACAAAAGCTATTCCAAAAGAAATGTTGCCAATTGTTGATATGCCTCTTATTGAATATGCTGTTGATGAAGCTATTTCTATTGGAGTTGATGAAATAATATTTGTTACTAGTCCAGACAAATATTCAATAAAAACTCATTTTGAAAGATCTGAATCTTTAGAGAATAAACTATTAAAAAAGGGAAAATCTAATTTAGTTGAAAAAATTAATCCCAACAAATATAACTCAATAGAATTTCATTTTATTACTCAAGAGGAACAAATTGGCTTAGGGCATGCAATTTCTTTAGCTGCTGATTACGTAATAGATGAACCCTTTGCAGTTATCCTGCCCGATGATTTATTTGTTTCAGAAGTTCCATGCATAAAGGAATTAAGTGAAGCATATTTTCAAACCAAAAATTCTGTTGTAGCAGTAAATAAAATTGATTCTAATCAAATTCATAAATATGGAGTAATAAAGCCAGGAAAAATCAACAAAAATTTAATAGAAATAGATGATATTGTAGAAAAACCAAATAAGAACAATGCTCCATCTGATATCGCGGTTTGTGGAAGATACATATTAACTCCAGATATCTTTGACTTTTTAAAACTTGTCAAAGAAGATAAATCAGGCGAGATACAATTAACAGATGCTATAAGATTAATGGCTAAAGAAGAACCTATTTCAGCATTACTTTATTCTGGTAAAAAATTTGACTGTGGCAGCAAGCTTGGATACGTCCAAGCAATTATCTCTTATGCCTTGAGTGATAATGAAATCAAAGAAGATATTAAAAAATTTATTAAGAGCATAGATTGA
- a CDS encoding rhomboid family intramembrane serine protease, which translates to MIIKNLSIQIIFISIIVSFISNFGSNAEIISYLTFLKFEITSYKNIGTYSFSETYYIYNEWWRLLTPMLLHFSFTHLAFNCLWIYILGLRIEEIDGKIIFLSLVIFSSILSNIAQYFFSESAFFGGLSGVVYGLIGFCMIREFEASKNIYEMPPALYLFMIIWLFLGFSGVLDLFGFGSVANFAHLGGLISGIIFAMMYLIIPTKKI; encoded by the coding sequence TTGATAATAAAAAATTTATCAATTCAAATTATATTCATATCGATAATTGTTAGTTTTATTTCAAATTTTGGTTCAAATGCTGAAATTATTTCTTACTTAACATTCTTAAAATTCGAGATTACATCATATAAAAATATTGGAACCTACTCATTTAGTGAAACTTATTATATTTATAATGAGTGGTGGAGGCTCCTTACTCCAATGTTGCTGCATTTTTCTTTTACACATTTAGCATTTAATTGCTTATGGATTTATATATTGGGATTAAGAATCGAAGAAATTGATGGAAAAATTATTTTTCTATCATTGGTAATCTTTTCCTCGATACTTTCAAATATTGCGCAGTATTTCTTCAGCGAAAGTGCCTTTTTTGGGGGTTTGTCAGGAGTAGTTTATGGATTGATTGGTTTTTGTATGATCAGAGAGTTCGAAGCAAGCAAAAACATATACGAAATGCCACCAGCTTTATATTTGTTTATGATAATTTGGCTTTTTCTTGGATTTTCAGGAGTGCTGGATCTTTTTGGATTTGGATCAGTAGCAAATTTTGCTCATCTTGGTGGCCTTATTTCTGGAATAATTTTTGCTATGATGTATCTAATAATACCTACTAAAAAAATATGA